One genomic segment of Corynebacterium durum includes these proteins:
- a CDS encoding ATP-dependent DNA helicase UvrD2 → MFSLDDLDPDQRLAATAPRGPVCILAGAGTGKTRTITYRIAHLIAQGFVSPNRVLAVTFTARAAGEMRHRLNMMGIGGVQARTFHAAARRQLQYFWPQVAGDLPWRLLDNKFPLVGRAARSVGVESTTENVRDLLSEIEWAKASLVTADMYAERVAQTKRTPPVTPDKVAEVYRRYEAMKTTDEGMLLDFDDLLLHTAGALENSAAIAEEFRQQYRSFVVDEYQDVTPLQQRLLEAWLGERDDLTVVGDANQTIYSFTGATPEYLLQFSRTYPHAAITRLQRDYRSTPQVTTLANTVIGHASGRMAGTRLELMGMRPAGPDPVYNAYPDEPTEAREVAAQIDALLKQGVPASEIAVLYRINAQSAVFEQALSDAGIVYQIRGGEGFFTRPEIRQAITQLIRTAQRPDLPQDAVGPEVHRIARSALAPLGLTPTEPEGAQARERWQSLQALVDLIQELGTATPDIDLSGVLVQLRQRAEAKHPPTMEGVTLASLHAAKGLEWDAVFLVGLVDGSVPISHAIKAGDAQIEEERRLFYVGITRAREHLRCSWALARQEGGRASRKRTRFLDQIAPDTELEQSRNKKVRPKKCRVCGKPLETPAAKVLMRCEDCPSDADSEVFETLRSWRAEVARELQTPAYIVFSDATLMAVAESMPTSVEELLGISGIGPVKVERFGEELLAVVRTCAEASDVS, encoded by the coding sequence CATTTGATTGCGCAGGGTTTTGTGAGTCCGAATCGTGTGTTGGCGGTGACGTTTACTGCCCGGGCTGCAGGGGAGATGCGGCATCGCCTGAACATGATGGGGATTGGCGGGGTGCAGGCTCGGACGTTTCACGCGGCGGCGCGCCGCCAATTGCAGTATTTTTGGCCGCAGGTGGCGGGTGACTTGCCGTGGCGGCTGCTGGACAATAAGTTTCCGTTGGTAGGCAGGGCTGCCCGGTCGGTGGGGGTAGAGTCAACCACGGAGAACGTGCGAGACTTGCTTTCGGAAATAGAGTGGGCGAAGGCGTCCCTGGTCACGGCGGATATGTACGCCGAGCGTGTGGCCCAAACCAAGCGCACTCCACCAGTGACCCCAGATAAGGTTGCGGAGGTGTATCGCCGGTACGAGGCGATGAAAACCACTGATGAAGGCATGTTGCTGGATTTCGATGACCTGCTGCTGCACACGGCGGGTGCACTGGAAAACTCCGCTGCGATTGCGGAGGAGTTTCGGCAACAATACCGTTCGTTTGTGGTGGACGAGTATCAGGACGTCACCCCACTGCAGCAGCGCCTGCTGGAGGCGTGGCTGGGGGAACGTGATGATCTCACCGTGGTGGGGGACGCCAACCAGACCATTTATTCGTTCACGGGTGCGACCCCGGAGTACTTACTGCAGTTTTCCAGGACGTATCCGCACGCAGCGATCACACGCCTGCAGAGGGACTACCGTTCGACGCCTCAAGTGACCACGCTGGCTAACACCGTCATTGGCCATGCGTCCGGGCGTATGGCGGGTACTCGCCTAGAGCTCATGGGCATGCGCCCAGCGGGGCCGGATCCTGTATATAACGCGTACCCCGACGAACCAACCGAGGCACGAGAGGTGGCGGCGCAGATTGATGCCCTGCTCAAGCAGGGGGTACCGGCGTCGGAAATTGCCGTGCTGTACCGCATCAACGCGCAATCTGCGGTGTTCGAGCAGGCACTTTCCGACGCCGGGATTGTGTACCAGATTCGCGGCGGCGAAGGGTTTTTCACTCGGCCGGAAATTCGTCAGGCCATCACACAGCTGATCCGTACTGCTCAGCGCCCTGATCTTCCGCAGGATGCGGTGGGGCCGGAAGTACACCGCATCGCCCGCTCGGCGCTGGCCCCCTTAGGGTTGACCCCCACGGAGCCGGAAGGCGCGCAGGCTCGGGAGCGGTGGCAGTCGCTGCAGGCGTTGGTGGATCTGATTCAAGAATTGGGCACTGCCACGCCAGACATCGACCTGAGTGGTGTGTTGGTGCAACTGCGGCAACGCGCCGAGGCGAAGCATCCACCCACCATGGAGGGAGTGACATTGGCCTCGCTGCATGCGGCGAAAGGCTTGGAGTGGGATGCAGTGTTCCTTGTCGGGCTGGTTGATGGGTCCGTGCCTATTTCCCATGCGATCAAGGCAGGAGACGCGCAGATTGAGGAAGAACGTCGACTGTTTTATGTGGGCATTACCCGAGCCCGTGAACATCTGCGCTGTTCGTGGGCGCTGGCACGCCAGGAAGGCGGCCGTGCCAGTAGGAAACGCACACGCTTTTTGGATCAGATTGCACCGGACACGGAACTGGAACAATCGCGTAACAAAAAGGTACGTCCGAAGAAATGCCGAGTATGCGGGAAACCGCTAGAGACTCCCGCAGCGAAAGTTCTGATGCGGTGTGAGGATTGCCCCTCAGATGCAGATTCCGAGGTTTTTGAGACTCTCCGCTCCTGGCGCGCTGAGGTCGCCCGGGAACTCCAGACACCCGCATATATTGTATTTTCGGATGCCACGCTCATGGCTGTGGCGGAGTCGATGCCAACGTCTGTAGAGGAACTGCTGGGCATCTCTGGTATCGGGCCAGTGAAGGTCGAACGTTTCGGGGAAGAGCTGCTGGCTGTCGTTCGAACATGTGCTGAAGCATCGGACGTTTCATAG
- a CDS encoding M48 metallopeptidase family protein, producing the protein MPTYAPDVDVIRSARRTRTSSARLVEGRIQVRIPAWLSEEQERETVEKLVAKVRKRTTPRRFSDAQLAERAERLNRTLLDGRACPGSIRWVSNQNSRWGSCTLSTGAIRISDRLQNVPDYVLDSVIVHELVHTFIRGGHSAEFWEWANRAPKAERARGYLEAYQEFSQGGGGQCDRARRLRGWR; encoded by the coding sequence ATGCCTACTTACGCCCCTGATGTGGATGTGATTCGCTCGGCTCGTCGCACCCGAACCAGCAGCGCACGGCTTGTCGAAGGCCGCATTCAGGTCCGCATACCCGCGTGGCTCAGTGAGGAACAGGAACGCGAGACGGTGGAGAAACTCGTGGCGAAGGTCCGCAAGCGCACCACCCCACGCAGGTTTTCCGACGCCCAGCTTGCCGAACGTGCCGAGCGCCTCAACCGCACGCTTCTCGACGGCCGCGCATGCCCCGGAAGCATCCGATGGGTCAGCAACCAAAACTCTCGCTGGGGGTCCTGTACACTCAGCACAGGAGCCATTCGCATCTCTGATCGGCTGCAGAACGTTCCCGACTACGTGCTGGATTCGGTGATCGTGCACGAACTGGTTCACACCTTCATACGAGGCGGCCACAGCGCGGAATTCTGGGAATGGGCCAACCGTGCGCCCAAAGCCGAGCGTGCCAGGGGCTACTTGGAGGCATATCAGGAATTTTCCCAGGGCGGGGGCGGGCAGTGTGATAGAGCACGGCGGCTACGTGGTTGGCGATGA
- a CDS encoding helix-hairpin-helix domain-containing protein, producing the protein MSFTPHEREALLSARFVGPTVVQRLEEIGFGDMSSLAAASVDEIVDRAAAHLGSSCWKNSPQSRTAIANAIAVAHEQLS; encoded by the coding sequence ATGTCTTTCACTCCCCACGAACGCGAGGCGCTGCTGAGTGCCCGCTTTGTCGGACCGACCGTGGTGCAGCGCTTAGAAGAAATTGGATTCGGCGATATGAGCAGTCTGGCGGCGGCATCTGTGGATGAGATTGTCGACCGCGCCGCCGCACATCTAGGTTCCTCCTGTTGGAAAAACTCTCCACAATCGCGCACTGCAATCGCCAATGCCATCGCAGTGGCACACGAACAGCTGAGCTAG